The genomic interval ATTTGATTGACCATCTTGGATGTTGTATACGGGGTTCAAGATAGGTGAGAAGGTTACGGTGTTGAAAGGTTGGTTTGTAGGCTGCGCAGCTCAGATATAGGTAGAGCGTTATCGATAGTAGCGCGCTCCGATAACAGATAACAGACTGCCCAAAGTGGGTGGGCGCGGTAATTCTCCATGGTGGATCCAACTAATTCTCTAGACTGGGTTTGAACAGTTCACTTGGATTCCCCAGAATTCTAGCAGTCTCGTTCAGAATTCTTGCCCACTATAAGCATATTCATGACTTTACAAAGTGTACCCCTATCATGTTCACAATTTTAGTGAAACACTATAGTCTACGACGCATTTCTAGATACTCATAACTCCATTACTAACAGCCcagtatttatatttcacCAAGAATATGTTTACAAGCGATCTTCGCAATGAGCGCACCATCATGCTGTTTCCCGGCTCTTGATAATCCATCTTTAGCGAGCTCGGCATCGAAAACTCCCACCGCATGTCGAAGGTTGATCAGCTCCGTCATCACAAACTCATCATACTCCGGATGACCTTGTAAGGCCAGAACACGCTGTGGCATATAGAGTCCTTGCACCTTGCATCGAGGACTAGATCCAAGATTCACGCATCCTCGAGGAACGTCGTAAACAATATCCCGGTGCATCTGATGTATATCCTATATCGGTGAGCTAGGACCTATAACCACCTTTTAAATGACTTACCAATGAATCCTTCGAGAACAGCTGCTTCCCAGTATCAGTCAACTGGAATGGCTCGACCGAGATCTCCCATCCCTCGTCGTTCCGGCCCACACGTGCTCCGAGAGCACGCGCAACAATCTGGTGTCCAAAACATATACCGACAATGGGCTTCTTGTGCTGCTCGTGTATGTCATGGACGTACTTCACCAACTCAATGATCCATGGTACGTCTGCATGCGCATCGTGTCCTGGACTTGTTAGAAAAATCCGATGTGTGACGGAGAAGACGTACTGCTCCCTGTCATCAAGAGTGCGTCGAAGTCCCCCGGTTTAGGATATTCAGATTTGTTCACCACATCCCAAATAGTTGTTTGAATCTCGGTATCAGTAACTGTAAGCCCTTGGAGTCCTGTATTCAACCAACGATTGAAAATCGCGCCGTAGGTCCCATAGCGAGCGAGGATGGGGTCAATGGGCGTGTCGGTCTCCAGGATAGCAACTCGGATGATGCGCGTCATGATAGCTCAAGTGATGAATGGAGCCAGTGTATTCTGATTCTCTAGATATCAGTAGCGCATTCAATTATACTTAGAACAATTGCAACAGTAATCACGTGGCGTCTTCCCATGAGCAACCTGCCATTTAAGGTAAGTGGGGCGTGAGCTTTATCGATAAGCGCGGTCTTTTTCCCCGCAGCGCGGTCCGCGGAATGTTTACTTACACTAAATCTTTTCCAACTGCGGCGCGGTTAATGTCGCATCGATCGCTCTTTATGAGGCGGCACAATGAAGAAACCAGTGGATATTCGAGCGGCGTCAATGCGGCAGATTACGCCATGAGAGCTAAGCCGTCGCATCAAGGCTCGGTGGCTCCGCAGTCCTCTCCGGAATTCTTTAAAGCTCTGCCTTGGCcagtttctttttcaaaACCAATCTGTGAAGCAAATTAACAATTAGAAACAATGGCCACAAACGTCACATTAGAGAACCTGTCGAGTCTCCTGGCCGACGATATCAAAGTCAAGGTCGCTGGCATTGACTGCGATGGCATCCTCCGCGGCAAAGTCATGTCCAAGGAGAAATTCCTAGGCATTGCGGAAAAGGGATTCGGGTTCAGCTCTGCAGTTTTTGGCTGGGACATGCAGGATGTCCTCTATACAACCGATGCCAACATTGCGCCCAAGGACTCTGGGTATGTGGACTTTATCGCAGTTCCAGATTTGAGCACATTTAGGAGGATACCCTGGGAGGATGAcatccccttcttcttggtgcGGTTTATTCAGAACGGTCAAACTGTTTCTGCAGATGGCCGGAATATGCTCAAATCGATATGCGATAAGCTTGCGGCAGAGAACTGTCAGGGAATGGCCGGTGGTAAGCGTCTCATCCATACTGGTATTCCCTAGTTTATCTCTAACGGGATTAGTGGAATTGGAGTTCATGAACTTCCAAACCCCCTCAGAAGACGGATACAGCAACGGCTCCCAAACCCAGAATATCGCAGCCTTCCTCGAAAAGAACACCCCTGGATCTCTGCGCCCTATAACTGCAGGCAGTTTCTCCTACAGCGCAACGCGACCAGTGGCGTTcaagaaatatttttacGACATCTTCAATACCTGCGCACAAATAAACTGTGGAATCGAGGGGTGGCATACGGAGGGAGGACCAGGCGTATATGAAGCAGTGAGTGACCTTGACAGGCAATCAAACGAATGTGTCGCTTATTTCCCAGGCCCTCAAAGTATGCGACGTTCGCGAAATGGCAGACAGAGTATCCTTATTCAAGTAGGCAATCCTTCCCTACTACCCGACATAAGCTAACAGTCGAAGGCTACTGGCGAAATCAATAGGTGTTGAGCACGGCATCACTCCCTGTTTCATGGCCAAGCCGATCCAAGGTCAACCAGGCAGCTCCGGTCACATCCACGTTTCGCTTTGCGATCTCGACGGCAAGAACCTGTTTGCTCGGGAGACTCCCGACGACAACGCCCCCTGGCCTGATGCAGTTGGGCTGTCGGATCTGGGCCGCCAATTCCTCGCTGGTCTTCTGGAAGCTCTACCCGACATCATGCCTCTATTCGCACCGACCATCAACTCCTACAAACGGCTAGTGGAGAACTTCTGGGCGCCCGTGAATGTGAGCTGGGGTCTAGAGGACCGAATGGCCTCGATCCGTCTCATTACACCACCAGTATGTAAGCCTGGCGCGACGAGATTTGAGGTCCGTATTCCTGGAGCGGACTTGCACCCCCACTATGCACTCGCTGTTATCCTCGCCGCGGGCTGGCGCGGTGTACAAAAGAAGCTGGAGATCAAGGTACCGCCTGTGTCGGCCATGAAGAAGGATAACACTCGTCCGGAATTATTGCCAAACActcttgaagaagctttgaAGCGCTTCAACGCTGCTGATAGTGTTGCACGCGAGATACTGGATGGGGAGTTTGTGGACTTCTTCACCGCAACTCGTGAGCATGAGTTGCGGGTGTGGAGAGAGGCTGTGACTGACTGGTAAGTGGATAGCCTGGTGAGCAACGTGAATAATGACTAACAGTCAATAGGGAGTTTAAGCGGTACATTGAGACAGTGTAGATGGATATTGGGGGGCATAATAAGCATTACTAGATCAATGAATCGGTAAaactgtactgtacatagCAAAGTATATACCTACAATTACATGTTTTtatgttcttctttccctctttaAGGAACACGTAGAGTATGTTGGGGTGGTAAAACATATGTATAAATCACATGATGAGAAAGATACACTATTATGCTAATTAGGTACAAAAGTAACATGTATTGACTGGGTATATCATGGCATTGCTCATTCTTCGTCATTTGCATCTTCCACTGATGCAGAGCCCTTGGACGGAGTAGGTGTTTGAGCCCTATCTTgtccatcttcctcctccttgttGTCCTGGTTATCCTCTGTATTGTCGTTCCTGTGGCTCTCGTTACCCTCCGGTCCATGCTCTGGTGGCTGTTTTTGAACCGTCTTTCCCTTGCCCTTGCCGTTCTCTAGCGGCTTCTCAGCTTCGCTTTTGAAGTATTCCGTCCCAGATTCGTCTACTCCAGGCGTCACAccgtcctttcctttcttcttagCTTTCGCTCTGCGAATCAATCGGTTGTGgtactctttcttttcaaccTCGGGATTCTCATCCAAAATCCGTCTAGCAGCCTCCCGTCCAACTACAGGCAACCGATCAACTCCATGTACCCCCTGAGGGACAAGCTTTGGATCCAGCAATCCGACCTGGACCAGAACACTAGCCTGATCCCAATATACATGCTCAGAGTACAGTCTACCCGCCCGCAGGCTGACAATGCTAACGAGGATAACTTCCACCTGCTTATTAGTAGGCGGCACACCGGGCAACATCCAAGGAACCTCCTGTGTGTGCTGGAATGTCGCGTGCAGTTCATCAGCCACCCGGTCAACCCCGATTGTCCGTGAAATTAACCGCAACCGCATCGAAGGCGGTAGCTGACGCAGGAAGTTCTGCTCGTAGAACCGCCGCAGAGCGTGGTTGCCGATGCCCCCGCTTACCGTGGGGACGTATGTCACGGCGGGGTTGATATGGCTCACATATGCTTCCATTGTGTTGGACAGATTCATGGAGAAGAACTTGGCTGTGTGGACCAATTAGCGAATGTTCTGGGAAGCACTTGTCTACTGGAAGGCAAACCTTCAAGATGTTCCTCCCATCTTTCTTCCAGGTCAATATCCTTGTTGAATCCTCTCCGCAGAACCTGCAACGTTCGACTAAACGCCAGGTCGCACGCCAGTCGATCATACTCGTCTAGATCATGCTCTGCGAATCCGGGCTGCACATACTCATACGTATACGCCGTATGGCCGATGTTCAACCGCTCGCCGGTTCCCATACCCGGATTGATCTGTCGAGttctccgcttcttcttcccctgcAGTCCCACCAAAGTCGGAATAGTTGTCACGTCGACAGTGGTCCCCGCCAAATGCGTCAAGATCCGGACGGAAGGTGGGTACCGCGACCGGGTGTCGGGAATGTTGGTGGGATAATAGGTGACCAAAGCGCAAAGTCGACTACAGTTGGTGGGTTTCAGGTAATAGTCCAAACAGAATGAGGCAGCGTCTCCGAAGGCTAAACATGGTAACAACGTCAGTCCTGTCCACATCATATCCAAGATTCACTTTAGCATTAGCAAAGGGGGAGAACTCACCAAGCACGGCATAATTCTCTCCGACCCCCAGTCCTTCCTTTACACTCTTTAGTCGGGCAACATACTCTCTTTGGTCACCATCATATGGGACATAGATCACATCGAAGCCCTCATCGCGCCAGTTCCGCAACGTCTCCGTGTCGAAATCCGGCGTCTCAGCCGAAATGCACAGTCGCGCTTTACCGGAGGCGTTGTTGTATAGGAAGCCTGTTGCTCCCGGTGCGTTGATGGAAATGGTGGCCATTTGCCTTTTGTTccttatttttgttttcggTCCCCTGTGGGGAATGCTTTACTGCAGGTGTACTCAGTAAAAGTTCGGTAGCTCAGGAACGAGTACCACGCATGGGAAAGGATGGGTTGTGGTTGATATACATATACTTGATATCAATCAGTGGGAGAGGGCATACGTCATGGGGTGTCACACCGCATACGTCATCGCGGGTGGATCAGATGATTGGGTGCTTCCCTTTCATAGTAATTTATGTACATTTTATATCAAGGTCCGTGGGCTCATTCATTGTTAAATTCCtttcaaaaagaaacatgGTGGGTCTCCCTCTCGGACTTACTGCACAACGGTCCATGGACCTAATGTGATTCTAGTAATCCCGAACCCTCATTGATATATACTTGTTGCTGCTATATAAACACTCTAGGATTCTTTTTAGCAAAGTACGTCCAACGCTTGTACCttgaaaaaaattaaagtaagataaaataaaataaaaataaatttcGTGTCTCGCTCTAGCGAGTTGTAGATAGTGTAAAGGAGACGCTTTTTTAGCTTATCCGATATAGTAATTCTCAACAGCTAAGCAACCGGTACAaacgaccatagggtgtggaaaaTAGGGTTTCCTGCCCGCTCAACCGTAGTCAAGCCACAGTCAAGCCACGGCCCTGTTACAACAGACCGCCAAGCGAGGTATTTATTACCTCGTCCAAGACGACTTACTAAAGCCAACTCACCAATGTGATACTGTTGGTATATTAACGCTGAGCTTCCTTTCAAATCCTTGGCTGAGGGTATACTAGTCCTTGCACAGTATATCTTCCCATTAGCCGTGGCAAAGTACACAGCCTGGAGGTTGAATGGTGTGGCCATGGCGTACTGTACGGTGGCTGCACTCTGTATGTATTCTCTGGTTTACACTTTCTGATACACATCGCTCATGGATATACTTCTAGTCTTCGACACTGAATGATTAATGCGACTGGCCCATGGAATCAGTTTCACGGAACATATCACGCTGTACCCATTGTGTTTCCGATTCGTTTGCATCCTATTCTCGTACATCATTAGACAAACTCTGAACTCCATAGCAGTTCATAACATCAGCGGAAAGATCATCAGGATTATCAACTTTGTCTTCTACTCCATACAGGCAACTACAATATCTCACCGAGTTTTCTAGTACCCCACAATTCTGATCTGACCACTCTAATAGTTGAATATAGTGCCGAAGATCCCTTCTCGGCAAACCCTGTCGTGCCGAGTACCCACATAATATTAGACACGTTTTTTCGACACAGCTCGTGAACATGGGGGCTGTATCAAAGCAGCGACGGTCGTTGTTCTTTTTGCGAAAATCAGTGAACCTGATTCGCGAGCGATGTACAGTGCATGTGCGATATCAGATCTCACATACAAAGATCTCCACTCTATACCAGAACACACAGACAATGAACGCCAAGTCAATAAATCCTCTTGGCCACAAAAGCCCCATTCAACAAATGCATTTCATTGCCAATAAAGATTAAATTGACTCTT from Aspergillus flavus chromosome 7, complete sequence carries:
- a CDS encoding putative glutamine synthetase (GMP synthase); translation: MTRIIRVAILETDTPIDPILARYGTYGAIFNRWLNTGLQGLTVTDTEIQTTIWDVVNKSEYPKPGDFDALLMTGSRHDAHADVPWIIELVKYVHDIHEQHKKPIVGICFGHQIVARALGARVGRNDEGWEISVEPFQLTDTGKQLFSKDSLDIHQMHRDIVYDVPRGCVNLGSSPRCKVQGLYMPQRVLALQGHPEYDEFVMTELINLRHAVGVFDAELAKDGLSRAGKQHDGALIAKIACKHILGEI
- a CDS encoding putative glutamine synthetase produces the protein MATNVTLENLSSLLADDIKVKVAGIDCDGILRGKVMSKEKFLGIAEKGFGFSSAVFGWDMQDVLYTTDANIAPKDSGYVDFIAVPDLSTFRRIPWEDDIPFFLVRFIQNGQTVSADGRNMLKSICDKLAAENCQGMAGVELEFMNFQTPSEDGYSNGSQTQNIAAFLEKNTPGSLRPITAGSFSYSATRPVAFKKYFYDIFNTCAQINCGIEGWHTEGGPGVYEAALKVCDVREMADRVSLFKLLAKSIGVEHGITPCFMAKPIQGQPGSSGHIHVSLCDLDGKNLFARETPDDNAPWPDAVGLSDLGRQFLAGLLEALPDIMPLFAPTINSYKRLVENFWAPVNVSWGLEDRMASIRLITPPVCKPGATRFEVRIPGADLHPHYALAVILAAGWRGVQKKLEIKVPPVSAMKKDNTRPELLPNTLEEALKRFNAADSVAREILDGEFVDFFTATREHELRVWREAVTDWEFKRYIETV
- a CDS encoding dienelactone hydrolase — protein: MATISINAPGATGFLYNNASGKARLCISAETPDFDTETLRNWRDEGFDVIYVPYDGDQREYVARLKSVKEGLGVGENYAVLAFGDAASFCLDYYLKPTNCSRLCALVTYYPTNIPDTRSRYPPSVRILTHLAGTTVDVTTIPTLVGLQGKKKRRTRQINPGMGTGERLNIGHTAYTYEYVQPGFAEHDLDEYDRLACDLAFSRTLQVLRRGFNKDIDLEERWEEHLEAKFFSMNLSNTMEAYVSHINPAVTYVPTVSGGIGNHALRRFYEQNFLRQLPPSMRLRLISRTIGVDRVADELHATFQHTQEVPWMLPGVPPTNKQVEVILVSIVSLRAGRLYSEHVYWDQASVLVQVGLLDPKLVPQGVHGVDRLPVVGREAARRILDENPEVEKKEYHNRLIRRAKAKKKGKDGVTPGVDESGTEYFKSEAEKPLENGKGKGKTVQKQPPEHGPEGNESHRNDNTEDNQDNKEEEDGQDRAQTPTPSKGSASVEDANDEE